The following DNA comes from Candidatus Methylacidiphilum fumarolicum.
CTAGCTTCGTTGGATATGGACCTGAAGAGGTAAATCTTAGAGCCTTTGTAAAAGCCAATGATCTAGAGCAATGGGTTGATATATTAGGCCCCAAAACACAGCAAGAAGTTGCCGACCTAATGAAAAAACATAAGATTTTGGTTGTACTTTCACTTTGGAATGAACCATTTGGTATTGTTGCTCTTGAGGGTATAGCTTCAGGCTGTGTGGTGATTGGTAGTGAAGGAGGAGGGCTTAAGGACGCCATTGGACCTTGTGGACTTACTTATCCCAATGGAGATGTCTATCAATTGGCCAGCAAAATTAAAGAGGTCATTAAAAATCCAGAGCTTTTTCATTCATTAAGGATGCATGCAAAAGAACATCTGAAAAAACATACAAAACAAGCTTGTGGAGAGAAATATTATAATATAGTTAAAATGTTGCATTGTTGTGACCGTTCCTCATCGTGTCGGAGACAATAGGTACGCTGCTGAATAGGTTTATCATTGCCATTATGCCTTGTATATTACTGAAGATATTGGTTTGTAGTTATATTTAAAATAATTAATAAAAGAGTTTCTTTTAAGCAGAAATGATGATGGGGTTATTCAAGAGAAAATTGTATGAAAAAATAAAAATGCCTTCCTCTAGAAATTTATTTTAAGTTTCTTTGCAATCAAAGTTAAGACTTGTTTTTGAGATAGACAATAGATAATATCTTGAAATTACAAGGGATAAATGGCAAAATATAAAACGAATTATAATAATTTTCTGAATTAGTTAGAATTTCTAGGTTTTATTGCGTCTAATCTATTAGTTTTATCTTCAACAACTGAAACTAGCCCATGTTTGGTGAAAATGGGCTAATTTTGGGGGTGCTCCAGGGGAGAGGAAGCGATTTTTGCAAAAAAACATAGTGCTACGTTGTGAATAACTTTTCTTAAGTTGTTGCTCGATTATTCTTGCATGTGTAGGCGTTTTGAAATTATGTCTCTTTATGTTTTTGCGGATCGTGCCGATTCGGCGGCCAAGCGGGAAGGTGGACCAGTATGTTCGGCTGGTGGAGAGCTACTACGATGGAGGGAAGATTAAGCAGCGGACGATTGCCAATCTTGGGCGGAGGGAGATTCTGGCTCCGCATGTGGACCGGCTTGTGGAGCTTCTGAGAGGAGAGCCGCCGAAGACGACGGGAAGTTGGGAGGCAAAATCGGCGGCAGTTTGGGGGCCGACCTTGGTGGCGAGGGCTCTTTGGGAGGAGTTAGGGTTTCCGGAGCTTTTGGCGGCATCTGGTAAGAGGCCGCAAGCTGTTTCTCTTGCCGAGAGAGCGTTTGTTTTGGTGGCTCATCGGCTGATTTGTCCAGGAAGCGAACATGCCTTAGCCCAGTGGTTAGAGACGGATTATGTAGCCGATCGGAGGGGGGAACGGATTCTGCCGATATGGAAGGAAAATGGTCGGGTGCGGGTGGACCATCGCTTTCTTTGGCCTTGGTATCGGACGCTGGATGAGCTGATTCAACGGAAGGAAGAGCTGGAAGAGGGGCTTTTTAGCCGGCTGCGAGATCTTTTTTCCCTCCAGCCTGAGAGGGTCTTCTACGACTTGACTTCCACCTATTTCGAAGGGGAAGGGCCAGAGGAGCTAGCTCAATTTGGGTACAGTCGGGACCGACGGGGAGGCAATCGGCAGATTCTTTTGGGGGTGGTGATGGTGAATGGTTGGCCGATTGCCCACCATGTGTTTCGAGGCAATCTCAAGGATGGAGAGACGGTACAGAGGGTGGTGGAGGATTTAGAGAAGCGTTTTGGGCTTCGGCGGGTGGTTTTTGTGGGGGACCGGGGGATGGTGAGCACGGCCAACTTGTGTTTTCTCTGGAGTCAGGGCCATGGGTTTTTGGTGGGACTTCGGCGGCGGAGAAGCCCGGAGGTCCTAGAGTATCTTTGCCAGGCGCAAGCGGGCTGCTGGCAGCCTTGTGCTCCGGGAAGTAACGACCGGGTTTGCGAAGTTCCGGGACGTCTCCCGGGGCAGCGGATCTTTGTGGTGGAGAGTGCCGAGCGGCTCGCCTACGAGCAAGCGATGCGGGAGGCAGCTGTCTCGAAGATTCGGGAAGAGCTGGAGAAGCTGGCCAAGCAGGTGGAAAAAGGAGAGCTTCGAGATCCTGAGAAAATCGGAGCTGCTGCCGGGCGCATCCTCTCGCTCCATCATGGGCATCGCTACTTCCGCTGGAGTCTTTCTTCCGGTCGCTTCGAGTTTTCTCAAGAGCCCTTGGAAGAGGAGAAGCTTTTGGAAGGCAAGTACCTCATTTTGACAGAAGAAAAACATCTCTCCGCAGTAGAGGCCGTAGGTGCCTATAAGGAGCTTAGCCAAGTGGAACGGGCCTTTCGGAAGCTAAAGGATGTCCTAGAGATGCGTCCGATCTATCACCATGATCCCCAGCGGGTCCAGGCCCATGTCTTTGTTGCCGCCTTGGCCTTCTTGCTTGACCGACTCCTGGAGAAAAAGCTAAAGCTTGCCAAGCTCCCCTTTTCCACCGAAGAGGCCTGGACTCACCTCCGGACCGTCCACGTCGTCGAGGCAGAGGTTGGAGGCACCAAACACCGCGGGGTCACAGCAGGAAACCGACAGGCGCGTCAGATCCTTTCCGCCCTGAAAATCAGCTCCTTAGAGCCTTGGAAACCCAAAAAAAGAACCTCTAAAACCCCCACATAGTGACACATTGAAAAAAAGACCATTGATAATCAATAACTTACGAAATTTTCACCAAACATGGGCTAGTAGACTTGTGTCAACAAAGCTATGATTATGAACCTTCCTGCCATAGCTTTAGAATTTTTGGAAGTACAGAGATTTAGTGAAGAATGATGAAATAGGGTTTGTTATCCCAAAAATAATGTTAGTATGCTAAGAGATTGTATGAGAACAATTATTAAGGATGAGTCTAAGAAAAAAACTGGGATAAAAGTATAGTAATCTTCCAACCAATCTATGCTTTTAATGTGTTTATCAAAAAATACGGTTTTATTTAAACTTACATATAATGAATAAAAAAAAATTCAAACTTTTATTCACAAGCTATTATTTTTGGCCTCACATTGGAGGAATGGAAACATTTGCTCAAGTTTTAGCTCAAGAACTAGCAAAAAAGGATTTATTTATCTCTGTTCTTACCTCTACGCCTCATGTAGGAAAAGAACAGTTTCCTTATCAAGTGATCCGAACAATTAATCCTTTTAACATTCTTCTAGTCACTTTCAATGCTGATGTAATACTCCATAACCATTTGTCAATCAAACTTTGCTGGGCTTCTGCCCTCTTAAACAAACCTTATGGAATAATAATTCAGAATTGGCTTTCTTTTAAAGGAATCAAAGGCATTTTTCATAAGTGGATTCTGAAAAAAGCAAAAATCACTGTTGGAGTGAGCCAAGCCATCGTAGATCATCTTCCATATAAAGCTAAAACAATTGTTATTCCAAATCTCTTTGATGATAGCCTATTTTCTTTGCCTAAAGAAGAAAATCGTCCGAAGGATCTCCTTTTTGTTGGAAGAATGGTTTCTGGAAAAGGGGCAATAGATGTTTTGAAAGCCTTGATGCTCTTAAAACAAGAAAAAATTGATCTTACAGCTAGCTTTGTTGGATATGGACCTGAAGAGGAAAATCTGATGGCCTTTATAAAAGCCAATGATCTGGAGCAAAGGGTTGATATATTAGGTCCCAAAACACAGCAAGAAGTTGCCGACTTAATGAAGAACCATAAGATTTTAGTCGTCCCTTCTATTTACGATGAACCATTTGGTATTGTTGCTCTTGAAGGCATAGCTTCAGGTTGTGTGGTGATTGGGAGTGAAAGGGGAGGTCTTAAGGAAGCCATTGGACCTTGTGGACTTACTTATCCAAATGGAGATGTTTATCTATTAGCAAGTAAAATTAAAGAGGTCATTAAGAATCCAGAGCTTTTCCATTCATTAAGATTTCATGCAAAAGAACACCTGAAAAAATATACAAGAAAAACCATTGGAGAAAATTACTATAATGTACTTCAAAAAATCTTATTTGAAAAATCCACCGTGTAATCCTCAGTTTCTTGGAAAAAAGAAGCAGCTGCTAACCAGGATTCTTATTATCATTTATGTTTTGCTTTTAACCGAAGGGATTCTAAGAAAATGGATTTTTCCTGAATTTGGGAGGGTTCTTTTTTTTATTAGAGATCCTTTTGTGATCTGGGCTTATTGGCTTGGTTTAAGACTAAATTTATGGTCAAGACCTCATCCTTTATTTTTAGGTGGTTTATCTTTCGCCATTATTGCTTTACTTTTGGCTGTATACGAAGCATTTTTTGAAGAA
Coding sequences within:
- a CDS encoding IS1634 family transposase gives rise to the protein MFLRIVPIRRPSGKVDQYVRLVESYYDGGKIKQRTIANLGRREILAPHVDRLVELLRGEPPKTTGSWEAKSAAVWGPTLVARALWEELGFPELLAASGKRPQAVSLAERAFVLVAHRLICPGSEHALAQWLETDYVADRRGERILPIWKENGRVRVDHRFLWPWYRTLDELIQRKEELEEGLFSRLRDLFSLQPERVFYDLTSTYFEGEGPEELAQFGYSRDRRGGNRQILLGVVMVNGWPIAHHVFRGNLKDGETVQRVVEDLEKRFGLRRVVFVGDRGMVSTANLCFLWSQGHGFLVGLRRRRSPEVLEYLCQAQAGCWQPCAPGSNDRVCEVPGRLPGQRIFVVESAERLAYEQAMREAAVSKIREELEKLAKQVEKGELRDPEKIGAAAGRILSLHHGHRYFRWSLSSGRFEFSQEPLEEEKLLEGKYLILTEEKHLSAVEAVGAYKELSQVERAFRKLKDVLEMRPIYHHDPQRVQAHVFVAALAFLLDRLLEKKLKLAKLPFSTEEAWTHLRTVHVVEAEVGGTKHRGVTAGNRQARQILSALKISSLEPWKPKKRTSKTPT
- a CDS encoding glycosyltransferase family 4 protein, which produces MNKKKFKLLFTSYYFWPHIGGMETFAQVLAQELAKKDLFISVLTSTPHVGKEQFPYQVIRTINPFNILLVTFNADVILHNHLSIKLCWASALLNKPYGIIIQNWLSFKGIKGIFHKWILKKAKITVGVSQAIVDHLPYKAKTIVIPNLFDDSLFSLPKEENRPKDLLFVGRMVSGKGAIDVLKALMLLKQEKIDLTASFVGYGPEEENLMAFIKANDLEQRVDILGPKTQQEVADLMKNHKILVVPSIYDEPFGIVALEGIASGCVVIGSERGGLKEAIGPCGLTYPNGDVYLLASKIKEVIKNPELFHSLRFHAKEHLKKYTRKTIGENYYNVLQKILFEKSTV